In a single window of the Streptomyces cinnabarinus genome:
- a CDS encoding DUF1697 domain-containing protein, producing MTTTYAALLRGINVGGAKKVPMAELRTLLTGLGLDDVRTYLQSGQAVFAAGEGDARSWTARIAAAIERRFGFPVDVIVHDHAYLSAVVDACPFPAAELEGKQLHVTYFSEPVDEERFAGIDRSAFLPEEFRLGDRCLYLYAPDGLGRSKLAEQLAKPGVTKGLTATSRNWNTVVKLMEMTSS from the coding sequence ATGACGACGACGTATGCGGCGCTGCTGCGGGGCATCAACGTGGGCGGTGCCAAGAAGGTCCCGATGGCCGAACTGCGTACCTTGCTGACCGGCCTCGGCCTCGACGACGTGCGCACCTACCTCCAGAGCGGCCAGGCCGTCTTCGCCGCGGGGGAGGGCGACGCGCGGTCCTGGACCGCGCGGATCGCGGCGGCGATCGAGCGGCGGTTCGGGTTCCCGGTCGACGTCATCGTCCACGACCACGCCTATCTGTCGGCCGTCGTCGACGCCTGTCCCTTCCCGGCCGCCGAACTGGAGGGCAAGCAGCTGCACGTCACGTACTTCTCCGAGCCGGTCGACGAGGAGCGCTTCGCCGGGATCGACCGGTCCGCCTTCCTGCCGGAGGAGTTCCGCCTCGGCGACCGCTGCCTCTACCTCTACGCCCCGGACGGCCTCGGCCGCTCCAAGCTCGCCGAGCAGCTCGCGAAGCCCGGCGTGACCAAGGGCCTGACCGCGACCAGCCGCAACTGGAACACCGTGGTCAAACTCATGGAGATGACCAGTAGTTAG
- a CDS encoding carbohydrate ABC transporter permease, translating to MRTSTTARVGQYAALLAYLVFLAFPFLWLISTAFKPPRELGSLHPTWIPEHPTLDNFRQAFDEQPLLEAASNSLVAAFSAALIAVLIATPMAYVIARRRTPLARAATGWVVVSQAFPLVLVIIPLFLVLKELRLINSLFGLILVYVVWALPFALWMLVGYVRAVPTELEEAAAVDGAGRLRTLVSVVAPLLAPGIAATALFAFVTAWNEFFFALVLLKTPEKQTLPVILTHFIGAEGVADLGPLAAAAFLATLPSLLVFAVIQRRITGGMLAGAVKS from the coding sequence ATGAGGACGAGCACCACGGCCCGTGTGGGCCAGTACGCGGCCCTCCTGGCGTATCTCGTGTTCCTCGCCTTCCCCTTCCTCTGGCTGATCTCCACCGCGTTCAAGCCGCCCCGCGAACTCGGCAGCCTGCACCCCACCTGGATCCCCGAGCACCCCACCCTCGACAACTTCCGCCAGGCCTTCGACGAACAGCCCCTCCTGGAAGCCGCGTCGAACTCCCTCGTCGCCGCCTTCTCCGCCGCCCTGATCGCCGTACTGATCGCGACCCCCATGGCCTACGTCATCGCCCGCCGCCGCACCCCGCTCGCCCGCGCCGCGACCGGCTGGGTCGTGGTCAGCCAGGCGTTCCCGCTGGTCCTGGTGATCATCCCGCTGTTCCTGGTGCTGAAGGAACTCCGCCTGATCAACTCCCTGTTCGGGCTGATCCTGGTCTACGTCGTCTGGGCGCTGCCCTTCGCGCTGTGGATGCTCGTGGGGTACGTCCGGGCCGTGCCGACCGAGCTGGAGGAGGCCGCCGCCGTCGACGGGGCCGGGCGGCTGCGCACCCTCGTCTCGGTCGTCGCGCCGCTGCTCGCGCCGGGCATCGCGGCGACCGCGCTGTTCGCCTTCGTCACCGCGTGGAACGAGTTCTTCTTCGCGCTGGTCCTGCTGAAGACCCCCGAGAAACAGACGCTTCCGGTGATCCTCACCCACTTCATCGGCGCCGAGGGCGTCGCCGACCTCGGCCCGCTGGCCGCCGCGGCCTTCCTCGCGACCCTGCCCTCGCTCCTCGTCTTCGCGGTCATCCAGCGCCGGATCACCGGTGGCATGCTCGCCGGGGCGGTGAAGAGCTGA
- a CDS encoding MMPL family transporter, with the protein MGNGDIRVRGLAARAGGWSARHRWAAIGIWLLFVVLAMGLSSAVGRVDVDESQALKGETKTAAQIIDDAGIDEPAGETVLVQAKDDGLKATDSEFRAAVTAVMDAVEGTGKVTDISSPYDTDTVSKDGRSALVQFDMRGDAETAAERVEPVLDAVAKVQGDHPALTIEEIGSASMMKTFDDAFGDDFKKAEYSAVPVALGILLIAFGALVAALLPVLLAITAIMATMGLMGIVSHVMPMGDVANSVMLLVGLAVGVDYCLFYLRREREERAAGHDSQTALRIAAATSGRAIVVSGVTVCVAMAGMLFTGIADFEAMGLASLIVVAVAMVGSVTVLPALLSLLGHRVEKGRIPFLHPESKLRRKRSNANQDSRLWTAVLGAVLKRPVVSVVVATGALLAVAAPAVGMKTQNLTLDQEFGDSLPIVQTYNRVNEAFPGGSEPAEVVVKADDINSAEVQGALADFKKEAVASGASRGPVEIKLHDAQNLAFVYVPLVGGSDLDKAGESLEKLRDEVRPATLGKVDGVEAPITGQVAGSHDFNNQLAGAVVPVFAFVVVFAFILMLLSFRSLTIAITSIALNLLSVGAAYGILVAVFQHGWGASLVGAEGVGAIITWLPLFLFVILFGLSMDYHVFVVSRIREARLKGRTTNEAIKHGVVTTAGVVTSAAVIMVAVFAIFGTLSMQSMKQMGVGLAAAVLIDATIIRGVLLPAVMALLGERNWYLPTWMNRLPDLTHDEAPEVVTRQARDDEGERVPV; encoded by the coding sequence ATGGGGAACGGAGACATACGGGTGCGGGGCCTGGCCGCCCGGGCAGGCGGCTGGAGCGCCCGACATCGATGGGCTGCCATCGGCATCTGGTTGCTGTTCGTCGTCCTGGCGATGGGGCTCAGCTCCGCGGTGGGCCGGGTCGACGTCGACGAGAGCCAGGCGCTCAAGGGCGAGACGAAGACCGCCGCGCAGATCATCGACGACGCCGGGATCGACGAGCCCGCCGGTGAGACCGTCCTGGTCCAGGCGAAGGACGACGGCCTGAAGGCCACCGACTCCGAGTTCCGCGCCGCGGTCACCGCGGTGATGGACGCGGTCGAGGGGACCGGCAAGGTCACCGACATCAGCTCGCCGTACGACACGGACACCGTCTCCAAGGACGGCCGCAGCGCGCTGGTGCAGTTCGACATGCGCGGGGACGCGGAGACCGCGGCCGAGCGGGTCGAGCCGGTGCTGGACGCGGTGGCGAAGGTCCAGGGCGACCACCCGGCGCTGACGATCGAGGAGATCGGCAGTGCCAGCATGATGAAGACGTTCGACGACGCGTTCGGCGACGACTTCAAGAAGGCCGAGTACTCGGCCGTGCCGGTGGCCCTCGGCATTCTGCTGATCGCCTTCGGCGCGCTGGTCGCGGCGCTGCTGCCGGTGCTGCTGGCGATCACCGCGATCATGGCGACGATGGGCCTGATGGGCATCGTCAGCCATGTCATGCCGATGGGCGATGTCGCCAACTCGGTGATGCTGCTGGTCGGTCTGGCCGTCGGCGTCGACTACTGCCTGTTCTATCTGCGCCGTGAGCGCGAGGAGCGGGCCGCCGGGCACGACTCGCAGACGGCGCTGCGGATCGCCGCCGCCACCAGTGGCCGCGCGATCGTGGTCTCGGGTGTCACGGTGTGTGTGGCGATGGCGGGCATGCTGTTCACCGGTATCGCCGACTTCGAGGCGATGGGCCTGGCCTCCCTGATCGTCGTGGCGGTCGCCATGGTCGGTTCGGTGACCGTGCTTCCCGCGCTGCTCTCGCTGCTCGGCCACCGCGTCGAGAAGGGCCGGATCCCCTTCCTGCACCCGGAGAGCAAGCTGCGCCGCAAGCGTTCGAACGCCAACCAGGACAGCCGGCTGTGGACCGCCGTCCTGGGCGCCGTGCTGAAGCGTCCGGTCGTCTCGGTGGTCGTCGCGACCGGTGCGCTGCTCGCGGTCGCCGCGCCCGCGGTCGGCATGAAGACCCAGAACCTCACGCTGGACCAGGAGTTCGGCGACTCGCTGCCCATCGTGCAGACCTACAACCGGGTCAACGAGGCCTTCCCCGGCGGCTCCGAGCCGGCCGAGGTGGTCGTCAAGGCGGACGACATCAACTCCGCCGAAGTGCAGGGCGCCCTGGCCGACTTCAAGAAGGAGGCCGTGGCCTCGGGGGCCTCGCGCGGCCCGGTCGAGATCAAGCTGCACGACGCGCAGAACCTCGCATTCGTCTATGTCCCGCTGGTCGGCGGTTCCGACCTCGACAAGGCGGGCGAGAGCCTGGAGAAGCTGCGGGACGAGGTCCGTCCGGCCACGCTCGGCAAGGTGGACGGCGTCGAGGCGCCGATCACCGGGCAGGTCGCGGGCAGCCATGACTTCAACAACCAGCTGGCCGGAGCGGTCGTCCCGGTCTTCGCCTTCGTCGTGGTCTTCGCCTTCATCCTGATGCTGCTGTCCTTCCGCTCGCTGACCATCGCGATCACCTCGATCGCGCTGAACCTGCTGTCGGTGGGCGCGGCCTACGGCATCCTGGTCGCCGTCTTCCAGCACGGCTGGGGCGCGTCCCTGGTGGGCGCGGAGGGCGTCGGCGCCATCATCACCTGGCTGCCGCTGTTCCTCTTCGTGATCCTGTTCGGCCTGTCGATGGACTACCACGTGTTCGTGGTCTCGCGGATCCGCGAGGCGCGGCTGAAGGGCCGTACGACCAACGAGGCGATCAAGCACGGTGTGGTCACCACGGCGGGCGTCGTCACCAGCGCCGCGGTCATCATGGTCGCCGTGTTCGCGATCTTCGGCACGCTGTCCATGCAGTCCATGAAGCAGATGGGTGTCGGCCTGGCGGCGGCGGTGCTGATCGACGCGACGATCATCCGGGGCGTGCTGCTCCCGGCGGTCATGGCGCTGCTCGGCGAGCGCAACTGGTACCTGCCGACCTGGATGAACCGGCTCCCGGACCTCACCCACGACGAGGCACCCGAGGTGGTCACCCGGCAGGCGCGGGACGACGAGGGGGAGCGCGTCCCGGTCTGA
- a CDS encoding protein kinase domain-containing protein yields the protein MSGMLDSGTWLAVDNGEEVEIIGMLGAGGQGEVYRVRTAAGDKALKWYYPTCATPEQEAIVQELVERDFDDDRFLWPEAYVPAQGGSFGYLMELRPERFKGLPDLFRRQLRTTTRALLTACLYTVEAYQALHSRGIAYRDISWGNVFLDPATGDVLVCDNDNAVVEGDTSGISGTMKFMAPELVRADPGARPGTQSDLHSLAVLLFMLLMNHHPLEGRRELGIHCLDENAEKRLYGKSPLFLFDPADNSNAPDPMEHATVLATWDAAVGTLQDLFTRGFTTGLRNPAARVRETEWRNALRAVLDSVVECASCGRENMTEPGENPPPRACWGCGTRLMLPPRLTVTTPPPHARHHIRLRRSARVQAHHLLPEPARHDCSDRSLVAELVEHPAKPGRFGIANRSQETWTGTRTDGTSQQVAPGQTVPLRSGLELDLGGGVRAVVRAK from the coding sequence ATGAGCGGCATGCTCGACAGCGGGACATGGCTGGCCGTGGACAACGGCGAGGAGGTCGAGATCATCGGCATGCTGGGCGCCGGTGGTCAGGGCGAGGTGTACCGGGTGCGCACGGCGGCCGGGGACAAGGCCCTGAAGTGGTACTACCCGACCTGCGCGACACCGGAGCAGGAGGCGATCGTCCAGGAGCTGGTGGAGCGGGACTTCGACGACGACCGGTTCCTGTGGCCCGAGGCGTATGTGCCCGCGCAGGGCGGTTCGTTCGGCTACCTGATGGAACTGCGCCCGGAGCGCTTCAAGGGGCTGCCCGATCTGTTCCGCCGCCAACTGCGCACCACCACACGGGCCTTGCTGACGGCCTGTCTCTACACGGTGGAGGCGTATCAGGCGCTGCACTCACGTGGCATCGCCTACCGGGACATCTCCTGGGGCAATGTCTTCCTCGACCCGGCCACCGGTGACGTGCTGGTCTGCGACAACGACAACGCCGTGGTGGAGGGCGACACGAGCGGGATCTCGGGGACGATGAAGTTCATGGCCCCGGAGCTGGTGCGCGCCGATCCGGGTGCCCGGCCGGGCACCCAGTCCGACCTGCACTCGCTGGCCGTGCTGCTGTTCATGCTGCTGATGAACCATCATCCGCTGGAAGGCAGACGCGAGTTGGGCATCCACTGCCTCGACGAGAACGCGGAGAAACGGCTGTACGGCAAGAGCCCGCTGTTCCTGTTCGATCCGGCGGACAACTCCAACGCGCCCGACCCGATGGAGCACGCGACGGTGCTGGCGACCTGGGACGCGGCGGTCGGCACCCTCCAGGACCTCTTCACCCGCGGCTTCACCACCGGACTGCGGAACCCCGCGGCCCGGGTGCGCGAGACGGAGTGGCGCAACGCGCTGCGGGCGGTGCTGGACTCGGTGGTGGAGTGCGCCTCCTGCGGGCGCGAGAACATGACCGAGCCGGGCGAGAACCCGCCGCCGAGGGCCTGTTGGGGGTGCGGGACGCGGCTGATGCTGCCGCCGCGGCTGACGGTGACGACCCCGCCGCCGCACGCCCGGCATCACATCCGGCTGCGCCGCTCGGCCCGGGTGCAGGCCCACCATCTGCTCCCGGAGCCGGCCCGGCACGACTGCTCGGACCGGAGCCTGGTGGCGGAGCTGGTCGAACACCCCGCCAAGCCGGGCCGGTTCGGCATCGCCAACCGCTCGCAGGAGACCTGGACGGGCACCCGCACGGACGGTACGTCCCAGCAGGTCGCCCCCGGCCAGACCGTACCGCTGCGCTCGGGTCTGGAACTGGACCTCGGGGGCGGGGTACGGGCGGTGGTGCGCGCCAAGTAG
- a CDS encoding ketopantoate reductase family protein, producing MRYIIIGAGAVGGAIGGRLAGAGHEVVLVARGAHLAALREHGLRLTTPDGEYVHRLPAVGEPDELGPLRPDDVLLLAVKTQDAAAALRTWGAAPVEGGGTAAERLPVLCAQNGVEGPRLALRVFRRVYGVCVWLPATFLEPGVISAPCIPLTGILHLGRCPRGTDDTLHRISADLEKAHFEAPVVPDVTRWQYAKLLGNIGNALEAVSGPAARREAVTFFEQVRAEAVAALDAAGIEFVSPEEERAARGDKVTLVPLGGVERAGGSSWQSLARGTGTIEADYLSGEIALLGRLHDVPTPLNELLQHLANTFAREGRAPGSLPLEELLGMANSATNGTCCP from the coding sequence ATGCGATACATCATCATCGGAGCAGGAGCCGTCGGCGGGGCCATCGGCGGACGGCTCGCGGGGGCGGGGCACGAGGTCGTCCTGGTGGCGCGCGGCGCACACCTGGCGGCCCTCCGGGAGCACGGGCTGCGGCTCACCACACCGGACGGCGAGTACGTCCACCGGCTGCCGGCGGTCGGGGAGCCGGACGAACTCGGCCCGCTGCGCCCCGACGACGTGCTCCTCCTCGCGGTGAAGACCCAGGACGCCGCCGCCGCGCTGCGGACCTGGGGAGCGGCCCCCGTCGAAGGCGGCGGCACGGCCGCGGAGCGACTGCCCGTGCTGTGCGCGCAGAACGGCGTGGAGGGCCCCCGCCTCGCCCTGCGGGTCTTCCGGCGCGTGTACGGCGTCTGCGTGTGGCTGCCCGCCACCTTCCTCGAACCCGGCGTGATCTCCGCACCCTGCATCCCGCTCACCGGGATCCTGCACCTCGGCCGCTGTCCCCGCGGCACCGACGACACCCTCCACCGGATCTCCGCCGACCTGGAGAAGGCCCACTTCGAGGCGCCGGTGGTGCCGGACGTGACCCGCTGGCAGTACGCCAAGCTGCTGGGCAACATCGGCAACGCGCTGGAGGCGGTGAGCGGGCCGGCGGCGCGGCGGGAGGCGGTCACCTTCTTCGAGCAGGTGCGAGCGGAGGCCGTGGCCGCACTGGACGCGGCCGGTATCGAGTTCGTGAGCCCCGAGGAGGAGCGGGCGGCCCGCGGCGACAAGGTCACCCTGGTCCCGCTCGGCGGGGTCGAGCGGGCCGGCGGTTCCTCCTGGCAGTCACTGGCCCGGGGGACCGGCACGATCGAGGCCGACTACCTCAGCGGCGAGATCGCACTCCTCGGCCGCCTGCACGACGTACCGACCCCGCTGAACGAACTGCTCCAGCACCTCGCGAACACCTTCGCACGAGAGGGGCGCGCGCCCGGTTCACTGCCGTTGGAGGAGCTGCTCGGGATGGCCAACTCCGCGACAAATGGCACCTGTTGTCCCTAA
- the erm gene encoding ErmE/ErmH/ErmO/ErmR family 23S rRNA (adenine(2058)-N(6))-methyltransferase encodes MARPTRVSRALSQNFLADRATADRFARIAVPPGHRPALLLEVGAGKGALTAVLAPRCHELRAYEIDSRLLPGLCTRFSAAPQVHVIGGDFLAARPPRTPFSVAGNVPFSRTADIVDWCLRALALTDATLITQLEYARKRTGDYGSWTLLTVRSWPRHEWRLVGRVARTRFRPAPRVDAGILRIERRPTPLLGPAEQASWRHLVELGFSGVGGSLHASLRRVHPGRRVDAAFHAAGLDRRVLVGEVAPERWLRLHWSLQGSRHGSRHGSPS; translated from the coding sequence ATGGCCCGCCCCACGCGTGTTTCCCGCGCGCTCTCGCAGAACTTCCTCGCCGACCGCGCCACCGCCGATCGCTTCGCCCGCATCGCCGTCCCGCCCGGCCACCGCCCCGCCCTGCTGCTCGAAGTCGGCGCCGGAAAGGGCGCGCTGACCGCCGTACTCGCCCCCCGCTGTCACGAGCTGCGCGCCTACGAGATCGACTCCCGGCTCCTGCCGGGACTGTGTACCCGCTTCTCCGCCGCACCCCAAGTGCACGTCATCGGCGGTGACTTCCTCGCCGCCCGGCCCCCGCGGACCCCCTTCTCGGTCGCCGGGAACGTCCCCTTCTCGCGGACCGCCGACATCGTCGACTGGTGTCTGCGCGCCCTCGCCCTCACCGACGCCACCCTGATCACCCAGCTGGAGTACGCGCGCAAACGCACCGGCGACTACGGGAGCTGGACCCTGCTGACCGTGCGCAGCTGGCCGCGTCACGAGTGGCGGCTGGTCGGACGTGTCGCCCGGACCCGGTTCCGGCCCGCGCCCCGGGTGGACGCCGGGATCCTGCGCATCGAGCGGCGCCCCACCCCGCTGCTCGGACCCGCCGAGCAGGCGAGCTGGCGGCACCTCGTCGAACTGGGCTTCTCGGGGGTGGGCGGCTCCTTGCACGCCTCCCTGCGCCGCGTTCATCCCGGGCGCCGGGTGGACGCGGCGTTCCACGCGGCGGGCCTGGACCGGCGGGTCCTGGTGGGGGAGGTGGCGCCGGAGCGGTGGCTTCGGCTGCATTGGTCACTGCAGGGGTCGCGGCATGGGTCACGCCATGGATCACCGAGTTAG
- a CDS encoding ABC transporter substrate-binding protein codes for MRARWVLVLLLLLAGCTGGGDSADGPVTLRFQSLAWQEESVAVNQELLKEWNASHPDVKVEYVQGSWDSVHDQLLTAFEGGEAPDIIHDASDDLADFAYGGYLADLTDLLPERLKSDIPERSWDTATFGEGVYGVPFLQEPRVLIANAAWLKESGVRIPTPERPWSWAEFRAITEELSGDGKYGVAWPLKDPVSATLNLSLSAGGQLLHRGADGKVTVRFEAADEVLPRIVHDQVNTDRSASPTTLGSGGSDTLPGFFGGRYAMVPLGFSYRQQIVQQAPEGFDWQVLPAPAGADGLTQGVSPQTLSIAEDSPHQREAADFIDFLLQPRNMVRLALGDWMLPTGTAALKDPALHTEEHDWATGTALAGHLHPAPAQSVRGYPEWKDKVATPALQEYYSGAIGLTELRERLEEDGNLVLARYQR; via the coding sequence ATGCGCGCCCGCTGGGTCCTCGTCCTGCTGCTCCTCCTCGCGGGCTGCACGGGCGGCGGCGACTCCGCGGACGGCCCGGTCACCCTGCGCTTCCAGTCCCTCGCCTGGCAGGAGGAGTCCGTCGCGGTCAACCAGGAGCTGTTGAAGGAGTGGAACGCCAGTCATCCGGACGTCAAGGTCGAGTACGTCCAGGGCAGTTGGGACAGCGTCCACGACCAGCTGCTCACCGCCTTCGAGGGCGGCGAGGCGCCGGACATCATCCACGACGCCTCCGACGACCTCGCGGACTTCGCCTACGGCGGCTATCTCGCCGACCTGACCGACCTGCTGCCCGAGCGCCTCAAGTCCGACATCCCGGAGCGCAGTTGGGACACGGCGACCTTCGGGGAGGGCGTCTACGGCGTGCCCTTCCTCCAGGAGCCCCGGGTCCTCATCGCCAACGCGGCCTGGCTGAAGGAGTCGGGCGTACGGATCCCGACGCCCGAACGGCCATGGAGCTGGGCGGAGTTCAGGGCGATCACCGAGGAGCTGAGCGGGGACGGGAAGTACGGCGTGGCCTGGCCGCTGAAGGACCCGGTCTCCGCCACCCTCAACCTCTCGCTCTCCGCCGGCGGGCAGTTGCTCCACCGCGGTGCCGACGGAAAGGTCACCGTCCGCTTCGAGGCCGCCGACGAGGTGCTGCCGCGGATCGTCCACGACCAGGTCAACACCGACCGCAGCGCGTCGCCCACCACACTGGGCAGCGGTGGCTCGGACACCCTGCCCGGCTTCTTCGGCGGCCGGTACGCGATGGTCCCGCTCGGCTTCTCCTACCGCCAGCAGATCGTGCAGCAGGCCCCCGAGGGCTTCGACTGGCAGGTGCTGCCCGCCCCGGCGGGCGCGGACGGGCTCACCCAGGGCGTCAGCCCGCAGACCCTCTCCATCGCCGAGGACAGTCCGCACCAGCGGGAGGCGGCCGACTTCATCGACTTCCTGCTCCAGCCCCGGAACATGGTCCGGCTCGCCCTCGGTGACTGGATGCTGCCCACCGGCACCGCGGCACTGAAGGACCCGGCGCTGCACACCGAGGAACACGACTGGGCCACCGGTACGGCCCTCGCCGGCCATCTGCACCCGGCACCCGCCCAGTCCGTACGGGGCTACCCGGAGTGGAAGGACAAGGTGGCCACCCCCGCCCTCCAGGAGTACTACAGCGGCGCGATCGGCCTCACCGAGCTGCGCGAGCGGCTGGAGGAGGACGGGAACCTGGTGCTCGCCCGCTATCAGCGCTGA
- a CDS encoding vWA domain-containing protein — MANRPVHFIWLLDCSYSMQGEKIGQLNYAIREAIPEMRSVAHDNPAAQLLLRTVKFSTTAQWHHQTPVPVDDFTWQDVQVDGTTNLGEALTLVSRELQSPPMPQRALKPVLALVSDGVPTDDWKAGLKAIDATPWGRKAVRVAIAIGADADRSVLQEFLGNPELQPLDANSPKQLAAAIRWASTAAVKAASQAVAGPADPLAKQPYAPPVLDDDDDDDVW, encoded by the coding sequence ATGGCCAACCGGCCGGTCCACTTCATCTGGCTGCTCGACTGCTCGTATTCGATGCAGGGCGAGAAGATCGGCCAGCTCAACTACGCGATCAGAGAGGCGATCCCGGAGATGCGGTCGGTGGCGCACGACAACCCGGCCGCCCAACTCCTGCTGCGCACGGTCAAGTTCTCCACGACGGCGCAGTGGCACCATCAGACCCCGGTCCCGGTCGACGACTTCACCTGGCAGGACGTCCAGGTGGACGGCACGACCAACCTCGGCGAGGCGCTCACCCTGGTCTCCCGGGAGCTCCAGAGCCCGCCGATGCCGCAGCGGGCCCTGAAGCCGGTGCTGGCGCTGGTGTCGGACGGGGTGCCCACGGACGACTGGAAGGCCGGTCTGAAGGCGATCGACGCGACGCCGTGGGGCCGTAAGGCGGTCCGGGTCGCCATCGCGATCGGCGCCGACGCCGACCGCTCGGTCCTCCAGGAGTTCCTCGGCAATCCGGAACTCCAGCCGCTGGACGCCAACAGCCCCAAGCAGCTCGCGGCGGCGATCCGCTGGGCCTCCACGGCGGCCGTGAAGGCGGCCTCGCAGGCGGTGGCGGGCCCGGCCGACCCGCTGGCGAAGCAGCCGTACGCGCCGCCGGTACTGGACGACGATGACGATGACGACGTGTGGTGA
- a CDS encoding protein phosphatase 2C domain-containing protein produces MVTLGVRRWDTMGDSVQGVGKRCNQDWWACEGTGAGDEPLVLAVADGHGSAAHARSELGARFAVDRFVGLAAGFGRAARDCHEPGRLARLMAYARDDFPRALVHEWRSAALGHWDRHRSVADGEASEPEAGEKLLLYGTTLIGAVLTPWLFVAWQIGDGDLAVVEHDGALLRPLAPAEEDLGDETESLCGAEAWRAVRTHWAPQFDEARGPRLVVLSTDGLSKSFASADGYREFVVGLDDRLTEEGADGVRAVLPQWLRQASRYSGDDTTLVAALRPEHLALEAEEKTES; encoded by the coding sequence GTGGTGACGCTCGGGGTGCGGCGCTGGGACACGATGGGCGACAGCGTCCAGGGCGTCGGCAAGCGGTGCAACCAGGACTGGTGGGCGTGCGAGGGCACCGGCGCCGGGGACGAGCCGCTGGTGCTGGCGGTGGCGGACGGGCACGGCTCGGCGGCGCACGCCCGCAGCGAGCTGGGGGCGCGGTTCGCCGTGGACCGGTTCGTGGGGCTCGCGGCCGGCTTCGGCCGGGCGGCCCGGGACTGCCATGAACCGGGGCGGCTGGCCCGGCTGATGGCCTACGCCCGCGACGACTTCCCGCGCGCCCTGGTGCACGAGTGGCGGTCGGCGGCGCTCGGTCACTGGGACCGGCACCGCTCGGTCGCCGACGGCGAAGCGTCCGAGCCGGAGGCGGGCGAGAAGCTGCTGCTGTACGGCACCACCCTGATCGGCGCCGTGCTCACGCCGTGGCTGTTCGTGGCCTGGCAGATCGGTGACGGCGATCTCGCGGTGGTCGAGCACGACGGTGCGCTGCTGCGGCCGCTGGCCCCGGCCGAGGAGGACCTGGGCGACGAGACGGAGTCGCTGTGCGGCGCAGAGGCCTGGCGCGCGGTGCGCACGCACTGGGCGCCGCAGTTCGACGAGGCGCGCGGGCCCCGCCTGGTCGTGCTGTCGACGGACGGTCTGTCGAAGAGTTTCGCCTCGGCCGACGGGTACCGGGAGTTCGTCGTGGGGCTGGACGACCGGTTGACGGAGGAGGGCGCGGACGGGGTGCGGGCCGTGCTGCCGCAGTGGCTGCGGCAGGCCTCGCGGTACTCCGGGGACGACACGACGCTGGTGGCCGCGCTGCGGCCGGAGCACCTGGCACTGGAAGCGGAAGAGAAGACGGAGAGTTGA